A DNA window from Pongo abelii isolate AG06213 chromosome 2, NHGRI_mPonAbe1-v2.0_pri, whole genome shotgun sequence contains the following coding sequences:
- the TIMP4 gene encoding metalloproteinase inhibitor 4, whose translation MPGSPRPAPSWVLLLRLLALLRPPGLGEACSCAPAHPQQHICHSALVIRAKISSEKVVPASADPADTEKMLRYEIKQIKMFKGFEKVKDVQYIYTPFDSSLCGVKLEANSQKQYLLTGQVLSDGKVFIHLCNYIEPWEDLSLVQRESLNHHYHLNCGCQITTCYTVPCTILAPNECLWTDWLLERKLYGYQAQHYVCMKHVDGTCSWYRGHLPLRKEFVDIVQP comes from the exons ATGCCTGGGAGCCCTCGGCCCGCGCCGAGCTGGGTGCTGTTGCTGCGGCTGCTGGCGTTGCTGCGGCCCCCGGGGCTGGGTGAGGCATGCAGCTGCGCCCCGGCGCACCCTCAGCAGCACATCTGCCACTCGGCACTTG TGATTCGGGCCAAAATCTCCAGTGAGAAGGTAGTTCCTGCCAGTGCAGACCCTGCTGACACTGAAAAAATGCTCCGGTATGAAATCAAACAGATAAAG ATGTTCAAAGGGTTTGAGAAAGTCAAGGATGTTCAGTATATCTATACGCCTTTTGACTCTTCCCTCTGTGGTGTGAAACTAGAAGCCAACAGCCAGAAGCAGTATCTCTTGACTG GTCAGGTCCTCAGTGATGGAAAAGTCTTCATCCATCTGTGCAACTACATCGAGCCCTGGGAGGACCTGTCCTTGGTGCAGAGGGAAAGTCTGAATCATCACTACCATCTGAACTGTGGCTGCCAA ATCACCACCTGCTACACAGTACCCTGTACCATCTTGGCCCCTAACGAGTGCCTCTGGACAGACTGGCTGTTGGAACGAAAGCTCTATGGTTACCAGGCTCAGCATTATGTCTGTATGAAGCATGTTGACGGCACCTGCAGCTGGTACCGGGGCCACCTGCCTCTCAGGAAGGAGTTTGTTGACATCGTCCAGCCCTAG